GTATTTCATAGCCTTTGGGGAGAAATCATTGATCTCATTTATATCAGGGCAGGACACGGCTGCAACGAGAACATCCATCTCGGCTCTGAACTCTATTGCATCACCACGTCGGCACCGCGGTGACTCAAATATCAACCCACCGGAATCGTCGTGCGAAACGGACATGAAAACATTGAAGGTTCCTTGGCTGTCGGTGTCCTCGGCGCCGAGCCCGAAAGGCCTCAACGCGTCATCGAAGAGGTCCCAGCAGGTCTTGTCCCCCATAACGACAACCTCCATTCCTCCGCTCAACTCTGCCCAGCGGCGCGAACAACTTCCATTCAGGAAGTGCCTAGCGGAATCGTCACGGACCACCGTGAGCATAACGTTCTCGTATGGTGGCTTCGACCAGAGCTTAGTAATGGCGTGATTGGTCCCCACACCTTCTAGCGTATTTAGCAGCACAGACCAGGAGGACGAGAATTGCTCTTTCATATTCTCGCGACGGATAAACTTCAGATCCGCCACCTGTTTGCCCTCGTGAGCGGTCACTCTCAGAATCTGCCCCTTGTCGAGCGGAAATGCTCGAGCCGAGCATTTGTCTACAATGAATTGTTCCACGAGATCACGGTCTTGATCCATTACTTGCTCTTCCTCTAGGCTAATAGTCGATTCGTGCATTCGTGCATTCTACTCAACCTGTTATCGACCCCTCGTATGGCCACCTTGACACGAGCATTGCGAACACAAGTGCGACCAGGAACTGGCCCGCGAAGACGATAATGAAGCCCCACCAGAAGGAGGGACCCGCCGTAGAAATTGCTAGACCAAAAATGGAGTAGAGCGCCACGATAGGTGAGACGAAAGCGAAGGAGATCGCGAAGGACGACCACAACGTGAATTCACGTCGAAGTTCGGTGTTACCTTCGATGCTCGTCGTTCCCATGAGAAACCTTCCCAACAGCCTTAGGTGGATGGCAACTGTGACCGCATCCAGCGCGGGTCGCAATACAATAGTTCCATTCAGCGGACCAGCTGGCGGCGGCACTCGAAGGGGAACACTTCCGGCGGTGAAAAGTGATACTCAACGATTGGAGAGTGAGCACCTTGGAGGACTTGGCGCTGATCAGGATGCTGGCTGCTGAGGGGGTGCAGAAGGCGCGGATCGCGGCGCGATTGAGGTTTCGCGGGGCACGGTGATCAAGGCGGTGAACTCCGATGCGCCGCCCGCGGATGAGCGCAAGCCTGGGCCGACATTGTTCACGGTGGTCGAGCGCCGGGTGCAGGGCGTTGTTGGAGCAGACGCCGGACATGCCCGCGACGGTGCTGGCCGAGCCGGTCGGTTGGACGGGGTCGATCCGGTGTTCTCTGAAAACGTGAATCGGCTGTGGCCTGAGCGTCGATCGGTCGATCAGGCCGACCGGCTGGTCTGGCAGCCTGGTGATGCCGCGCCGTGCGATCTGTGGTTGCCGACGCGCTGCGTTCCCGCTCGAGGACCGCACGACCAGGTTGTTGCCGGTGTTGGTGATCACGGTGTCGGGCGCGCCAGCGCTGCGAGGCACGGTCGATTGGGCCATCGGCTCGCGGATGGACTTGTCGCCGCCGAACAACGCCTCTTCGCCGCCGAAAGTGAGGTCCCTCTCGACCTGGATCCATAGGTCCGCGTCGCCGAGCCGAATCTGATCGCCCACCGTAGGCCCGTATAGGGCCTGCTCGCGCCGGGTCGGGTCAGCTCAGCCATGGACTCGCGCCTTGACCTGGATTCCGGGGACGACACGACGTCCGCGCAGCGCCACGATCGGCATGTCGCGCGAAGCGCCGGGATCGAATCGACGGGAGGTGCCGGGAGGGATGTCGAACCGGAATCCATCAGCCGCTCCTTGGTCGAACTCGAGAGCCACGTTGGCGTCGGGAAGGTGGAGGTGCGACCCGATCTGCACAGGCCGGTCACCTGTGTTCACGATTACGAGAGTCCCACGCTCGTCGGGCGACCGGTCAGCATTGATCTCGAGCACCCCGTCCACAGTCGCAAGGCACCCGACCCCTCGTGCGGCTGGTGTGCGATGGGGTCGTGGATCGTGACCAGCTTTCGGCCGTCCGCGAACGTTGCCTCTACCTGGATGTCGCGCAACAGCAGCGTCACGTCCAGCAGCACCTGGGCAGCTGTCAGCACGTGCCTGCCGGTCTCCATCAGTTTCCCCAGACCAAGACCATCCCGAGCCTGCTCGATCACCCAGCAACTCAGCACCGCGACAGTCTCCGGGTGATTGAGCCGCACCCCGCGCTCAAGCCGTCGCGCGCGACCATCCCCACCACCGCGAGCAGCCGCTTCTCGGTATCCTCGGGAGTCAAATGCATGACGCGTCCCTAGATTGATCGTGCAGCGGTTGTAGCGTCAAATGAGATGGGGCTTCATCGCATGCGCAATGCCGAGTCGGCCAACGCACCAGCTTGCTGTGCGAACTGGCTCTGACCTTCGTCAGTTCACGTGAGCCAGTGCCGACCTCAATTCGAACTGTTGCTGATCCCGGCAGTGGGGGCCTCGACGGCAAGTGAACGTGCGAGTGAAAGCGCCGCGGACCGGACCGTGGGTCCTATGTGATGCGGATCAATTTGGTTCCCCAGCCCTGAAACTGAGATGGCCGCGAGTGGCTTACCAGCTGAGTCAAGAACTGCGGCCGCAGCGCACACGACGCCGACTGCCGACTCTTCCCATTCATACGCAATTCCTGTCTTGCGCACTGCGGGAAACTCGCGGACTAGCGACGAAGGCAGCACGATAGTGCGGGGTGCCCGTCGCTGCATTCCGCCGTCAATGACGGCTTGAACAGTCTCCGGCCCTGAATGGGCGAGCATCACCTTCCCCAATGCCGTGCAATAAGCCGGCATCCGTCCTCCGAGGCGCGATGGTATGCGTGGACCCATGGGACCAATTAGCTTGTCCAGGTACACGACTTCCGTCTGCTCGAGCACGGCCAAATGCACGGTCGCGTGAGTCGCGCTGTGCAACCGAGTCAACATGGGCAGGGCTGTCGCGCGTAGCGTCTGTGCCTGTTGGGAAAGTTGGCCGAGCTCATAGAGTCGGATGCCGATCCGGTATCCGTTTCCTTCGCGTTCTACGGCTCCGAACTGAATCAGCGACTGGAGCAGCCGATGCGCTGTCGCCTTCGGCATGCCGGTGCGGCGTGAAAGTTCGCTCAGTCGTATTTCGCCCTCATGCCCCTCGAAGCAGGAGAGCAGCGCGAAGGAGCGACCCAGAACCGATGAGGCGGCGCCATCCCGCTCTGCGTACCGCACTCCGTCAGTGTGCGGCTTGCGCAACGTTCTGTCTAGTACCGCGGCCTTGAACCTTCGCCCTTCCGGTGACGCGCCGGGCGGGGTCCGCTGATCGGGGCTGTGAGTGCCGCAGGCTCGAACCGTTGGGTCCTGTCTTCCCCCAGGAGTACCGATGGCCGAGAGAGTTCGGGTCCGGGAAATCACCAACGACGAGGGCAACCGGCTGTTGCGGATCGTGCGCCGCGGTTCGGGGTCGGTTGTGACGTGGCGGCGGGCGCAGATGGTGCTGCTGTCCGCTCAGGGCATGGACACCGCGCAGATCGCGGAGGTGACGTTCACCAGTCCCGATCGGGTGCGCGATGTGATTCACAACTTCAACGCCGACGGGTTCGACTCACTCGGGCCGAAGTACGCCGGCGGGCGGCCACCGAAGTTCGACACCGCCCAACGCGAGCAGATCAAGCAGATCGCGCTGGCTCGGCCTGGCGATCACGGGCTGCCGTTCTCAACCTGGAGCCTGTCCAAGCTGGCCGACTACCTGGTGGCGCAGGGGGTGGTCGAGGACATCTCTCACGAGGGGCTGCGGATGCTGCTGCGTGATGAGGGCGTCTCCTTTCCAGGCGGTCAAGACCTGGAAGACCAGCACTGACCCGGACTACGAGGCCAAGAAGAACCGGGTGCTGGAGCTGTACGCGATCGCCGACGGCAAGAGGCCTGCCGGTGAAGGCGACCCGGACGTGGTGATCTGCATGGACGAGTTCGGACCGCTGAACCTGCAGCCCCACCCGGGTCGGCAGTGGGCGCGGGTCGCGGATGGCCCGGGCGATCACGCCCGGCCGCGTCGCCGGCGACGGCGAGCCACCTACAAGCGCCCACACGGGGTCCGCCACCTAATGGCCGGTTACGACCTGTCCACCGACCGGCTCTACGGTCACGTCGTGGCCCGCAAAGGACGCACCGAATTCCTCGCGTTCTGCCGCTACCTGCGCTCCCTGCACCCGCCCGAGGTGCGGATCGCGATCGTGCTGGACAACTACAGCCCGCACCTGTCCACCAAGACCGACTCTCGGGTCGGGGACTGGGCCGACGCGAACAACGTCGAGCTCGCCTACGTTCCGTTTTACGGCTCCTGGCTGAATCGGATCGAGGCCCAGTTCACCGCCCTGCGCTACTTCGCCCTCGACGGCACCGACCACCCCAGCCACCGCGCGCAGGCCAGCATGATCCGCCGCTACATCATCTGGCGAAACACCCACGCCACCGACCCACGGCTACGCAAAGTGGTCAAACGCGCCGCCACCATCAAGAGGGCGAAGGTTGCCTGACGCGGTACTAGCAACGCAGCCGGCGTAGCAGGGGTCGGTCTGTTGAGCGGTAAAGCACTCACTGGATCTCCGATCGTAAAAGCATCCGCGTCGCCATGGAGACGTGGTCCCACCTGACTCGCCAATTAGCCAGATGAGCGTCAATCAGTGACTCTTGGAGTCAGGAGCAGGCGATGACCGCACCTGTCGGCATCGGTCTCGGCCGGGCCAGCACGGCGCCCGTTGCCGCGCGAGGCCACCACCGAGCTGCATTCCCTCAAGCGATTGTCCACGAACCGCACGCCCCGCTCGGCCCAAGCAACGGCGTTCGTGGACAATCACGTGTGCTTAGAACCTCAAGCGAGGAAGCCAACACGCTGCCCACCTGCCACCGAGAGTGGCCTGTCCCAGCGCCTTGCGGAGCCGTGTTGTCGACCCAGGAGGTTCTCTTCCTCGTAGTTGTTGACACCCCACGTCGCAAGATCAGTTCCCGTAATCTCAGTCGCTTCGCCCCCGCAAGACGCCCAGCGCCTTGGATAGCACGCACAGGAGGTAGCACGGGACCGCCGCGACAACGACTACCGTGGCCACTCCGATGAGCTGCCAGAGAGGAGTGATCTCCGAGGCCCTCAGGGCGTCCCTTCCCACGAGCTGCGTTTCTTTCGATAGCCGCGAGCGTGACCATCGACCCAAGTGCAATGGAGTCGTTCGTGTCCTCGACTTGGTACAGACCTGCGACCCTGCCTAGGTCCACCACACATTCAGGCTGGGCCAGCCGCATGTTGAGCATAGGCACCAGGCTCTGTCCGCCAGCGAGCAGCACCACGTCGTCCTGTTTCTCGTCGAGGAACTGAAGGACTTCCTCAACGGTACGTGGGTCGTAGTAGGAGAACTGCGCAGGCTTCATCTCGTCCTCCTTCGTAGCTGGCAGGCAACGAAGGCCACTAGGCCCCCTTGCGGGAACGGTTTGCGTTAAATGACCCAAATCGAGGCGCGTCCCACCGAGCTGGAAC
The Rhodococcus qingshengii JCM 15477 genome window above contains:
- a CDS encoding DUF1989 domain-containing protein; this encodes MHESTISLEEEQVMDQDRDLVEQFIVDKCSARAFPLDKGQILRVTAHEGKQVADLKFIRRENMKEQFSSSWSVLLNTLEGVGTNHAITKLWSKPPYENVMLTVVRDDSARHFLNGSCSRRWAELSGGMEVVVMGDKTCWDLFDDALRPFGLGAEDTDSQGTFNVFMSVSHDDSGGLIFESPRCRRGDAIEFRAEMDVLVAAVSCPDINEINDFSPKAMKYEILGLSNED
- a CDS encoding IclR family transcriptional regulator, which gives rise to MISRTRTLSAIGTPGGRQDPTVRACGTHSPDQRTPPGASPEGRRFKAAVLDRTLRKPHTDGVRYAERDGAASSVLGRSFALLSCFEGHEGEIRLSELSRRTGMPKATAHRLLQSLIQFGAVEREGNGYRIGIRLYELGQLSQQAQTLRATALPMLTRLHSATHATVHLAVLEQTEVVYLDKLIGPMGPRIPSRLGGRMPAYCTALGKVMLAHSGPETVQAVIDGGMQRRAPRTIVLPSSLVREFPAVRKTGIAYEWEESAVGVVCAAAAVLDSAGKPLAAISVSGLGNQIDPHHIGPTVRSAALSLARSLAVEAPTAGISNSSN
- a CDS encoding FAD binding domain-containing protein, with the protein product MKPAQFSYYDPRTVEEVLQFLDEKQDDVVLLAGGQSLVPMLNMRLAQPECVVDLGRVAGLYQVEDTNDSIALGSMVTLAAIERNAARGKGRPEGLGDHSSLAAHRSGHGSRCRGGPVLPPVRAIQGAGRLAGAKRLRLRELILRRGVSTTTRKRTSWVDNTAPQGAGTGHSRWQVGSVLASSLEVLSTRDCPRTPLLGPSGACGSWTIA